One Megasphaera elsdenii DSM 20460 genomic window carries:
- the larB gene encoding nickel pincer cofactor biosynthesis protein LarB, whose product MEDKKETLDLGFAKLDLQREARCGFPEVVYCAGKTVGQSVQILDVLMDKYDNVIGTRADKAVYDALISRHPAAQYDPLARMVYQHKDKTVVNGDRLISVITAGTSDIPIAEEAALTAEIMGNRVERIYDVGVAGIHRLLARVDDIRQANVNIVVAGMEGALASVVGGLVDKPVIAVPTSIGYGANFHGLSALLAMLNSCAAGVSVVNIDNGFGAGRLADTMNRLR is encoded by the coding sequence ATGGAAGACAAGAAAGAGACCCTCGATTTGGGCTTTGCAAAACTGGACTTGCAGCGTGAAGCGCGCTGCGGCTTCCCGGAAGTCGTCTACTGTGCCGGCAAGACCGTCGGCCAGTCGGTACAGATTCTGGACGTCCTCATGGATAAATATGACAATGTCATCGGCACGCGGGCTGATAAGGCCGTCTACGACGCCTTGATTTCCCGCCATCCCGCTGCTCAGTACGACCCGCTGGCCCGCATGGTCTACCAGCATAAGGACAAGACTGTCGTCAATGGCGACCGCCTTATTTCGGTCATCACAGCCGGGACCAGCGATATCCCCATCGCCGAAGAAGCGGCACTGACGGCAGAAATCATGGGCAACCGCGTCGAACGCATTTACGATGTCGGCGTCGCCGGCATACACCGTCTCCTGGCCCGCGTCGACGACATCCGTCAGGCTAACGTCAACATCGTCGTCGCCGGTATGGAAGGGGCCCTGGCCAGTGTCGTCGGCGGCCTGGTCGATAAGCCGGTCATCGCCGTGCCGACCAGTATCGGCTATGGCGCCAATTTCCACGGCCTGTCGGCCCTGCTGGCTATGCTCAACAGCTGTGCTGCCGGCGTGTCCGTCGTCAATATCGATAACGGGTTTGGCGCCGGCCGCCTGGCCGATACGATGAATCGATTGAGGTGA
- the larC2 gene encoding nickel pincer cofactor biosynthesis protein LarC2, with the protein MMETLWQLEANIDDMNPQNMEYVFSLILEQGANDVWAMPMMMKKGRMASMLCVLCRQELIDPLIGVIVRETTSIGVRFFPVTRLACDRLITTVRVDGRDLHCKVCRYGGKVVNISAEYDDCRAAAAETGTPLKEWQRKVKEAAYRQFRE; encoded by the coding sequence ATGATGGAAACGTTATGGCAGCTGGAAGCCAATATCGACGACATGAATCCGCAGAATATGGAATACGTCTTTTCCCTCATCCTGGAACAGGGAGCCAACGACGTCTGGGCCATGCCCATGATGATGAAGAAAGGGCGCATGGCGTCCATGCTCTGCGTCTTGTGCCGGCAGGAACTCATCGACCCCCTCATCGGCGTCATCGTCAGGGAGACGACGTCCATCGGCGTCCGCTTTTTCCCTGTGACCCGCCTGGCCTGTGACCGGCTCATCACGACGGTCCGCGTCGACGGCCGCGACCTGCACTGCAAGGTCTGCCGCTATGGCGGCAAGGTCGTCAACATTTCCGCTGAATACGATGATTGCCGGGCCGCTGCCGCTGAAACCGGGACGCCCTTGAAGGAGTGGCAGCGTAAAGTGAAGGAAGCGGCGTACCGGCAATTTAGGGAATAG
- a CDS encoding ChbG/HpnK family deacetylase: MNRVIINADDFGIHTEVNQAVIEACGQGVLTSTSLLANGPAFDQAVDLVRKCPKLGIGIHLSLVGSLPTVLSAKEVPTLVQSDGLLPESYTEVIKRACQGKLDYGQVYREFDAQMEKIMATGLPIDHLDSHQHLHVLPQIWSIVQSLMMKYGIHRLRIPREAYSYKVLSANPVRIAGRDGLTYLSRKAMTSVRRLHFTTTDFFWGMVDGGHMTESNLHYLIDRLPFGTHEIMMHPGRSTAVLSQSFAWGYHWQDEFQALLSPEIRRQLEAKQIELITYGDLP; encoded by the coding sequence ATGAATAGAGTCATCATTAATGCCGATGATTTCGGCATCCATACAGAAGTCAATCAGGCCGTCATCGAAGCCTGCGGACAGGGTGTCCTGACCAGTACATCCCTGCTGGCCAACGGCCCGGCTTTTGACCAGGCCGTCGACCTGGTCCGGAAGTGTCCGAAACTGGGCATCGGCATCCATCTCAGCCTGGTCGGGTCCCTGCCGACGGTCTTGTCGGCCAAGGAAGTACCGACCCTGGTCCAGTCCGACGGCCTGCTGCCGGAAAGTTATACGGAAGTCATCAAGCGGGCCTGCCAGGGGAAACTCGATTACGGCCAGGTCTACCGGGAGTTCGATGCCCAGATGGAAAAGATCATGGCGACGGGCCTTCCCATCGACCACCTGGACAGTCACCAGCACCTGCACGTCCTGCCGCAGATCTGGTCCATTGTCCAGTCACTGATGATGAAATACGGCATCCACCGCCTGCGCATCCCCAGGGAAGCGTATTCCTATAAGGTACTGTCGGCCAATCCCGTGCGCATTGCCGGCCGCGACGGCCTGACCTATCTGTCCCGGAAGGCCATGACTTCGGTCCGGCGCCTGCACTTCACGACGACCGATTTTTTCTGGGGTATGGTCGACGGTGGCCATATGACAGAAAGCAATCTGCACTATCTCATCGACAGGCTACCTTTTGGGACCCATGAAATCATGATGCATCCAGGACGGAGTACGGCTGTCCTCAGCCAGTCCTTTGCCTGGGGCTATCATTGGCAGGATGAATTTCAGGCCCTGCTGTCGCCGGAAATCCGCCGTCAGCTGGAAGCCAAACAGATTGAACTCATTACTTACGGTGACCTGCCGTAG
- a CDS encoding NAD-dependent epimerase/dehydratase family protein yields MHILVTGGAGFIGSHLVDALLEAGHDVTVFDNLSTGCRDQVPEQARFVQGDIRDEAALKALFGEGHFDVVFHEAAQTQVSYSLAHPREDAELNVLGLINVLEQCRRQGVQKFIYSSSAAVYGDNPKVPLDESEPLAPASFYGLTKVTAEKYIQLYGDLFGLPYAILRYANVYGERQGNGGEGGVVGLFARALARGEDLTIFGDGEQSRDFVYVKDVARANVAAIDGEVPSGIYNISTQIETTINALKEILLYFSHAGVAVSYGEARKGDIFRSSLANGKAREHLRWRPKMKLMPGLMATYQYFIEKEEQA; encoded by the coding sequence TTGCATATCTTAGTTACCGGTGGGGCCGGTTTCATCGGTTCCCACCTCGTCGACGCCTTGCTGGAAGCCGGCCACGACGTGACGGTCTTCGACAACCTGAGTACGGGCTGCCGGGACCAGGTCCCGGAACAGGCCCGGTTCGTTCAAGGCGATATCCGCGATGAAGCGGCATTGAAGGCACTCTTTGGGGAAGGCCATTTCGACGTCGTCTTCCATGAAGCCGCCCAGACGCAGGTCTCGTACTCCCTGGCCCATCCCCGGGAAGATGCGGAACTGAATGTCCTCGGCCTGATCAACGTCCTGGAACAGTGCCGCCGACAGGGCGTACAGAAATTCATTTATTCGTCGTCGGCTGCCGTCTACGGCGACAATCCCAAAGTCCCGCTGGACGAGTCGGAACCGCTGGCTCCGGCATCATTCTACGGCCTGACGAAAGTGACGGCGGAAAAATATATCCAGCTCTATGGCGACCTGTTCGGTCTTCCCTATGCCATCCTGCGCTACGCCAATGTATACGGTGAACGCCAGGGAAACGGCGGGGAAGGCGGCGTCGTCGGCCTCTTTGCCAGGGCCCTGGCCCGCGGGGAAGATTTAACGATTTTCGGCGATGGCGAACAGTCCCGTGATTTCGTCTACGTCAAGGACGTGGCCCGGGCCAATGTGGCCGCCATAGACGGCGAGGTACCTTCGGGAATCTATAACATCAGCACCCAGATCGAAACGACCATCAATGCGCTGAAAGAAATCCTGTTGTATTTCTCCCATGCCGGCGTGGCCGTTTCCTATGGAGAAGCCCGGAAAGGCGATATCTTCCGGTCATCCCTGGCCAACGGCAAGGCGAGAGAACATCTCCGCTGGCGGCCGAAGATGAAACTCATGCCGGGACTCATGGCGACGTATCAGTATTTTATCGAGAAGGAGGAGCAGGCGTGA
- a CDS encoding ACT domain-containing protein produces MKEDSNHKFYLVREDILPEAIKKTIKVKEILKHHQTRTINEAVRMMDLSRSAYYKYKDYVFPFYDVTQGKIVTLSVMIFDRPGELSQVLNTVAANNGSILTINQGIPLQGMADVSLSIETKDMTVPVDELIKTLEKLSGVSKVDIIGQA; encoded by the coding sequence GTGAAAGAAGACAGCAACCATAAATTTTACTTGGTCCGCGAAGACATTTTGCCCGAAGCCATCAAGAAGACCATCAAGGTCAAAGAAATCCTCAAGCATCATCAGACGCGCACGATCAACGAAGCCGTCCGCATGATGGATTTGAGCCGCAGTGCGTACTATAAATATAAGGACTATGTCTTTCCTTTTTACGATGTTACGCAGGGGAAAATCGTTACCCTGTCGGTCATGATCTTCGACCGGCCCGGGGAATTGTCGCAAGTACTCAACACGGTCGCTGCCAATAACGGCAGTATCCTGACCATCAACCAGGGGATTCCCTTGCAGGGAATGGCTGATGTCAGCTTATCCATCGAAACTAAGGATATGACCGTTCCTGTCGATGAATTGATCAAAACGTTGGAAAAGCTGTCCGGTGTCAGCAAAGTAGATATCATCGGACAAGCGTAA
- a CDS encoding homoserine dehydrogenase has product MKNVSIALLGCGTVGKGVVDLLAMNGPLIEEQLDTKINIKRVLIRDLNKYEQMEDLPDSIQFTTDFNDIIDDDEIEIVVEVMGSADFAKDCIEQCFLRGKSVISANKDLIADYGIPLLKLSQQHNVDFQFEASVAGGIPIVRPMYSSLNSNRIEEIIGIMNGTTNFILSNMTAHGSSYEDVLKEAQEKGYAEADPTNDVSGYDAARKIAILATLGFHSAVTFNDVHVEGIENIAKEDIEHATEMGYVIKLLAIARQDEDGISLNVHPSFIRKGHPLANVDGAYNAVCVRGNCVGDVMFYGQGAGSLPTASAVVSDVMNVILHRNLQMTGKRGYVWHEAKLKPQADIASPYYIRMIVNNAPGVLAAVSKVLAENNISIRSLIQKDETAEIAEIVILIDKSAAGLVQASLQKIEELSCVRKIANAIRVIEV; this is encoded by the coding sequence ATGAAAAATGTTTCCATTGCCTTGTTAGGATGCGGTACGGTCGGGAAAGGGGTCGTCGACTTACTGGCCATGAATGGTCCGCTCATTGAAGAACAGCTCGATACGAAAATCAACATCAAGCGGGTCCTCATCCGCGATTTGAATAAGTATGAACAGATGGAAGACTTACCCGATTCCATCCAGTTCACGACGGATTTCAACGACATCATCGACGACGATGAAATCGAAATCGTCGTCGAAGTCATGGGCAGTGCCGACTTTGCCAAGGACTGCATCGAACAGTGCTTCCTGCGCGGCAAGAGCGTCATCAGCGCCAATAAGGACCTCATCGCCGATTACGGTATTCCGCTGCTGAAATTGTCCCAGCAGCACAACGTGGACTTCCAGTTCGAAGCCAGCGTCGCCGGCGGTATCCCTATCGTCCGTCCCATGTATTCGTCGCTCAACAGCAACCGTATCGAAGAAATCATCGGTATCATGAACGGCACGACGAACTTCATCTTGTCCAACATGACGGCCCACGGCTCGTCCTATGAAGACGTCCTCAAAGAAGCCCAGGAAAAAGGCTATGCCGAAGCGGACCCGACGAACGATGTCAGCGGTTACGATGCAGCCCGCAAGATCGCCATCCTGGCCACGCTGGGCTTCCATTCGGCTGTGACCTTCAACGATGTCCACGTAGAAGGCATTGAAAACATTGCCAAAGAAGATATTGAACATGCCACGGAAATGGGCTATGTCATCAAGCTCCTGGCCATTGCCCGCCAGGATGAAGACGGCATTTCCCTCAACGTCCATCCGTCCTTTATCCGCAAAGGTCATCCGCTGGCCAACGTCGACGGTGCCTACAACGCCGTCTGCGTCCGCGGCAACTGTGTCGGCGACGTCATGTTCTACGGCCAGGGGGCCGGTTCCCTGCCGACGGCCAGCGCCGTTGTCAGCGATGTCATGAACGTCATCCTTCACCGTAACCTGCAGATGACCGGCAAACGGGGCTATGTCTGGCACGAAGCAAAATTGAAGCCTCAGGCCGACATCGCTTCGCCGTACTACATCCGCATGATTGTCAACAACGCTCCCGGCGTTTTGGCAGCCGTCTCCAAGGTCCTGGCAGAGAACAATATCAGCATCCGTTCCCTCATCCAGAAAGACGAAACGGCAGAAATCGCTGAAATCGTCATCCTCATCGACAAATCGGCAGCCGGTCTGGTCCAGGCTTCGCTCCAGAAGATCGAAGAGTTATCGTGCGTTCGCAAGATTGCGAATGCCATTCGTGTAATCGAGGTGTAA
- the thrB gene encoding homoserine kinase: MTKTLHAQIPATSANVGSGFDAVGIALTLYNDIYFTEEPDKDTITVEIEGLGANSLPRDFNENMVGQAMKAVAIKNRQPLPKGGTLRLVNAIPPARGLGSSSAALVGGILIGNALTGNKMTREDMLTMATVLEGHPDNVAPAIYGGLSVSIMVDGKTLTNSIPIDNDLSFIAVSPEVEVSTEEARKALPKTIDYQSAVFNVSRVSFLVSSLFTKQYDRIAYGLQDKLHVPYRIRLIPSGDQVLQKAIEAGALGATISGSGSTLIAFATDQEVQIMDAMINCFNDHGIAATGHILKCSNEGAKLAE, encoded by the coding sequence ATGACAAAAACGCTGCACGCACAGATCCCGGCCACGTCGGCTAACGTCGGCTCCGGCTTTGATGCCGTCGGGATTGCGCTGACTTTGTATAATGACATTTATTTTACGGAAGAACCGGATAAAGATACGATTACTGTCGAAATAGAAGGCTTGGGAGCCAATTCCTTACCCCGTGATTTCAATGAAAACATGGTCGGTCAGGCGATGAAGGCCGTCGCCATCAAGAACCGCCAGCCCCTTCCCAAGGGCGGTACGCTGCGGCTGGTCAATGCCATTCCGCCAGCCCGCGGTCTGGGCAGCAGTTCGGCAGCTCTCGTCGGCGGCATCCTCATCGGCAATGCTCTGACAGGTAATAAGATGACCCGCGAAGATATGCTGACCATGGCTACCGTCCTCGAAGGCCATCCCGATAACGTGGCTCCTGCCATTTACGGCGGCTTGTCCGTTTCTATTATGGTCGACGGCAAGACCTTGACCAATTCCATTCCCATCGACAATGACCTGTCTTTTATCGCAGTCAGTCCGGAAGTCGAAGTTTCGACGGAAGAAGCCCGCAAGGCCCTGCCCAAGACCATCGACTATCAGAGCGCTGTCTTCAACGTCAGCCGCGTCAGCTTCCTCGTATCTTCTCTGTTTACGAAACAGTATGACCGCATTGCCTACGGCTTGCAGGATAAATTGCACGTGCCTTACCGCATCCGCCTCATCCCCAGCGGCGATCAGGTCCTTCAGAAAGCTATCGAAGCCGGTGCCTTGGGAGCTACTATCAGCGGATCCGGCTCGACGCTCATCGCCTTTGCCACGGATCAGGAAGTACAGATCATGGATGCCATGATTAACTGCTTCAATGACCACGGCATTGCCGCTACCGGCCATATCCTGAAATGCAGCAATGAAGGAGCTAAGCTCGCCGAATGA
- the nudC gene encoding NAD(+) diphosphatase: MIQDIGNHTYHVEYHPVPLAQDGILLSYQGRKVLVRITGEKEFTYPVYSDYADVDRGQFRWLFAEDKAQFYLAKEALPERDGFAYVSINFMRAARPRYLAFAGIAGLSLHNWYSNHIFCGHCGRPMAHSESERMVHCDHCHTMIYPRICPAVIVAVRHGDKLLVSKYAGREYKNIALLAGFAEVGETIEETVHREVMEEVGIKVKNLQFYKSQPWCFTDTLLFGFFCDLDGDDTLKVDHGELATAGWIDRQDIPEDTEKASLTMEMMTLFKQGVY, translated from the coding sequence ATGATACAAGATATTGGAAATCATACGTACCATGTCGAATACCACCCAGTGCCACTGGCGCAGGATGGTATTCTGCTGTCTTATCAGGGCCGCAAGGTCTTGGTTCGGATTACCGGGGAAAAAGAGTTTACCTACCCTGTCTACAGCGATTATGCTGATGTTGATAGGGGACAGTTCCGCTGGCTCTTTGCCGAAGACAAGGCTCAGTTTTACCTGGCTAAGGAAGCCCTGCCGGAACGGGATGGCTTTGCTTACGTCTCTATCAACTTCATGCGCGCTGCCCGGCCGCGTTACCTGGCCTTTGCCGGCATCGCCGGGTTATCCCTGCATAACTGGTACAGCAACCACATTTTCTGCGGCCACTGCGGCCGTCCCATGGCACACAGCGAGAGTGAACGCATGGTGCACTGCGACCATTGCCATACCATGATCTATCCCCGCATCTGCCCGGCCGTCATCGTCGCCGTCCGTCACGGCGATAAACTCCTGGTCTCGAAGTACGCCGGCCGGGAATATAAGAATATCGCCTTGCTGGCTGGCTTTGCCGAAGTCGGCGAAACCATCGAAGAGACGGTTCATCGGGAAGTCATGGAAGAAGTGGGCATCAAGGTCAAGAATCTGCAGTTCTACAAGAGCCAGCCCTGGTGCTTTACGGATACGCTCCTCTTTGGCTTCTTCTGCGACCTCGACGGCGATGATACGTTGAAAGTCGACCACGGTGAACTGGCCACGGCCGGCTGGATCGACCGGCAGGACATTCCGGAAGACACGGAAAAAGCCAGCCTGACCATGGAAATGATGACTTTATTCAAACAAGGGGTCTATTGA
- a CDS encoding valine--tRNA ligase produces the protein MKWNKEQLGAYAPNDIEMSWYDFWEKNGYFHQDPDPSKEPFSIVMPPPNVTGQLHMGHALDNTLQDILVRFKRMEGYNVAWIPGTDHAGIATQVKVEQQLAKEEGKSRYDIGREEFLKRVWAWKEQYGSRIEKQVRRLGSSCDWSRKRFTMDDTCARAVREVFVTLYEKGLIYQGQRITNWCPHCHTALSDIEVDHSDVQGHLWYIKYPVVGEDDYIMIATTRPETIMGDTAVAVNPADDRMKKYIGKKVVVPLVDREVEVIADDYVDIGFGTGAVKITPAHDPNDFEMGQRHNLESIMIMNLDGTMNEKAGAKYNGMTREDCRKAVVADLKELGLLDHIEELTHAVGHCSRCKTTVEPFVTKQWFVKMKPLTEAALKAVEDGHTKFIPDRFVKIYNHWLEDVHDWCISRQLWWGHQIPVWYCDDCGKSSVSREDITECQHCHSKNIHRDPDVLDTWFSSALWPFSTMGWPDKTPDLQQFFPTSVLVTGYDIIFFWVARMMFMTCEFMKDIPFKNVFIHGLVRDSQGRKMSKSLGNGIDPLGVCEQYGADALRFTLVTGNTPGNDMRFYMERVEANRNFANKIWNASKFVIMNLGDFDENFVPEDKDLTLADRWILTSFNETVTKVTEDLDKFELGDAADAVYNFIWNSYCDWYIELAKKRLYQAASERDKHTVQYVLVYVLTHTLEMLHPFMPFVTEHLWQHLPHEGESIIVAPWPKTQDKWNFPADAATMNTMMEAIKGIRNLRAESNVPMGKKAPVILAPATEDMAQTLKTYEDYFHTLAFADKVTLLAAGDAKPENAVVAVVPGIEVYLQLKDLIDVEKETARVQKEQEKLQKEIARLDKKLSNQGFLSKAPAAVVEKEKGKLADYQEKMAALTKRMEDLAKL, from the coding sequence ATGAAATGGAATAAGGAACAGTTAGGCGCTTACGCACCGAACGACATTGAAATGTCCTGGTATGATTTTTGGGAAAAGAATGGCTACTTCCATCAGGATCCGGATCCGAGCAAAGAACCGTTCAGCATCGTCATGCCGCCGCCGAACGTCACGGGCCAGCTTCACATGGGCCATGCCCTGGACAATACCCTGCAGGATATCCTCGTCCGCTTCAAGCGCATGGAAGGCTATAACGTCGCCTGGATCCCTGGCACAGACCACGCCGGCATCGCGACGCAGGTCAAAGTCGAACAGCAGCTGGCCAAAGAAGAAGGCAAGTCCCGCTACGATATCGGCCGCGAAGAATTCTTGAAGCGCGTCTGGGCCTGGAAGGAACAGTACGGCAGCCGCATCGAAAAACAGGTCCGCCGCCTCGGTTCTTCCTGCGACTGGAGCCGCAAGCGCTTCACCATGGACGACACCTGTGCCCGCGCCGTCCGCGAAGTCTTCGTCACGCTTTACGAAAAGGGCCTCATTTATCAGGGCCAGCGCATCACCAACTGGTGCCCGCACTGCCATACGGCCCTGTCGGACATCGAAGTTGACCATTCCGACGTGCAAGGCCATCTGTGGTACATCAAATACCCTGTTGTCGGTGAAGACGACTATATCATGATTGCCACGACTCGTCCGGAAACAATCATGGGCGATACGGCTGTTGCCGTCAACCCGGCTGATGATCGCATGAAGAAGTATATCGGCAAGAAAGTCGTCGTCCCCCTCGTCGACCGCGAAGTCGAAGTCATTGCTGACGATTACGTCGATATCGGCTTTGGTACTGGCGCCGTCAAGATTACGCCGGCTCACGACCCGAACGACTTTGAAATGGGCCAGCGCCATAACCTGGAATCCATCATGATCATGAACCTCGACGGTACGATGAACGAAAAAGCCGGTGCGAAATACAACGGCATGACCCGTGAAGATTGCCGTAAAGCCGTCGTCGCTGACTTGAAAGAATTGGGCCTCCTCGATCATATCGAAGAATTGACCCATGCCGTCGGCCATTGCTCGCGCTGCAAGACGACGGTCGAACCCTTCGTCACCAAGCAGTGGTTCGTAAAGATGAAACCGCTGACCGAAGCAGCCCTCAAAGCCGTCGAAGATGGCCACACGAAATTCATCCCGGATCGTTTCGTCAAGATTTACAACCATTGGCTGGAAGATGTCCACGACTGGTGCATCAGCCGCCAACTCTGGTGGGGCCATCAGATCCCTGTCTGGTACTGCGACGACTGCGGCAAGTCCTCGGTTAGCCGGGAAGATATTACGGAATGTCAGCACTGCCACAGCAAAAACATCCACCGCGACCCGGACGTCCTCGATACATGGTTCAGCTCGGCCCTCTGGCCTTTCTCGACAATGGGCTGGCCTGATAAGACGCCGGATCTCCAGCAGTTCTTCCCGACCAGCGTCCTGGTCACGGGCTATGACATCATCTTCTTCTGGGTTGCCCGCATGATGTTCATGACCTGTGAATTCATGAAGGATATTCCCTTCAAGAACGTTTTCATCCACGGTCTGGTCCGCGATAGCCAGGGCCGCAAGATGAGTAAATCCCTGGGCAATGGCATCGATCCCCTGGGCGTCTGCGAACAGTACGGCGCCGACGCCCTGCGCTTCACCTTGGTTACAGGCAACACACCGGGCAACGACATGCGCTTCTACATGGAACGCGTCGAAGCCAACCGCAACTTTGCCAATAAGATTTGGAACGCCTCGAAATTCGTCATCATGAACCTCGGCGATTTCGATGAAAACTTCGTTCCCGAAGATAAAGACCTGACCCTGGCCGACCGCTGGATCCTCACGTCCTTCAATGAAACCGTCACGAAAGTCACGGAAGACCTCGATAAATTTGAACTCGGCGACGCTGCCGATGCCGTTTACAACTTCATCTGGAACTCCTACTGCGACTGGTACATCGAACTGGCTAAGAAGCGCCTCTATCAGGCTGCAAGCGAACGGGACAAACATACGGTTCAGTACGTCCTGGTCTATGTCCTGACGCATACCCTGGAAATGCTCCATCCCTTCATGCCTTTCGTTACGGAACATCTCTGGCAGCACCTGCCTCACGAAGGCGAAAGCATCATCGTCGCTCCTTGGCCGAAGACGCAGGATAAATGGAACTTCCCGGCCGATGCCGCTACCATGAATACCATGATGGAAGCCATCAAGGGCATCCGTAACCTCCGTGCCGAATCGAACGTCCCCATGGGCAAAAAGGCTCCGGTCATCCTGGCCCCGGCTACGGAAGACATGGCTCAGACTTTGAAGACCTACGAAGATTACTTCCATACTCTGGCCTTTGCCGATAAAGTAACTCTCCTGGCTGCCGGCGATGCTAAACCGGAAAATGCCGTCGTCGCCGTCGTCCCGGGCATTGAAGTCTACTTACAGCTCAAAGACCTCATCGACGTAGAAAAAGAAACGGCCCGTGTCCAGAAGGAACAGGAAAAGCTCCAGAAGGAAATCGCCCGCCTCGACAAGAAATTGTCCAACCAGGGCTTCCTGTCGAAAGCACCGGCAGCGGTCGTCGAAAAAGAAAAGGGCAAACTTGCCGATTACCAGGAAAAGATGGCTGCCTTGACTAAGCGTATGGAAGACCTGGCTAAACTCTAA